The sequence agtatcctggatccattaaataactggcctttacaaataaaaatctgcttgcatctatgggaatttaacataggggtgtgtttacttatgccccctgtatttatgatattcattcacaaagaaaattggtgttcttaaaaggttggatttttcctcattttttaaattaaggcattaaagcaacaccaaagagttttttgtaccttaaaataatgtttccaaaatcgtttcagtggatCATCACCGGTGGTGGATAAACGAATAGCGTgcatgcgacagaggaaaagtgctttggtgttgctttaagatcaatttccaaaagatgctTTTTTTATTCCTCATGGGTGTGCAAACTTTAACGTGACTGTAGAGGTAGACCAATTAATcggtttcttggtgttttatgcccccaacgttgtcttcaaggcagcgctgcctggaaggcactagggttagccatgggttagggttagggttaggtgcctttaagtcagcggtggcagagTTGCCTGGAAGaggacgttgggggcataaaacaccattgagcAATTAATCGGGCTGATTTACGCGTGATGCACACTGCTTCTTGTGGCAATTCAATTACCAGCAGACTCAACAATTCTTGGGAGAAAACTGAAAGGATTAAATTCTTATCTTATCATTCTTTATCATACAAATAGAGGGGAAAAACAGCCAAATACTGGCCAAAAGAAATCGGCAGCATACAATATATGGGCCATCGGCTGACCCTGATTTCCTGAGAGATTGGCATCGGCCACAGAAAAACCCTTATTGGTCGACCTCTAATCTCATCCTGCTACAAACACTGGCAGAACATAATGGAATCACCATTCTTGGAGGATGTTCATtcagctgttttattttttagaaaaaagACAAATCACAGATCTGCATCAAAAAAAAATTTCTATAACAGATTAACATTCTGGCTTTGTGAAACATAGCTAAAGAAATTCAATCACTCAATCCTGAGGAAAAAATGATGGAATCACAAACCTAAAACATCATAATTATGATGGAATCACAAACCTAAAACATCATAATTATGATGGAATCACAAACCTAAAACATCATAATTAGTACTTTGTTGCACCTCCTCTGGCTTTTATGACCGCTTAAATTCACTGAGGCATAGACTTCACTAATGTAGAATTGAGGCACAGACTTCACTAATGTAGAATTGAGTTCTCTGAGGCATAGACTTCACTAACGTAGAATTGAGTTCTCTGAGGCATAGACTTCACTAATGTAGAATTGTATGCTTAATCAATCATGTTTCAACTTTGTCAAACAGCAAATGGTGCCTGtcatacattttatatatagaTCATTCATTTTTCAATGGGATTGAGATTCAGACTGTTTTCTAGCCATGTCATTGACTTGATACATTTTCCTAAAGAAAAGTTTTAATGTTCTTTGCTCTATGGCAAGACACACTATAATCCTGAACAATTACTTACTCAATTGTTAATCAATTGATGACAAAAGTGTCCAAAATTTCGATGTACACTTTCCTGACATGCAACCCCATATTATCAGTGACTGTGGAAACTTTCTTCAGGCAGTcatctttatatttttcatttacattcagTTACAGTGGGCTAAAGACAGCAACTAGGGCTGCGGATGATTGGATGAGAGTGATATTCAGAGACCAATCACAACTCTGCATTGGGCGAGATGACGCTGGAACTTCTGTTTGGTGCCGTTCCAATGAAATATAAAGATGACTGCCTGACTTTTTTGATGTTTCACAGAACGTTCGCCAGAATGTTCATCTGTTACAGAAAAATAGTTTTGAGGGACATCTGTGActtgtcttttttaaaaataaataaattaaacggCTGAATGACCATCTTCCACGAGTGGTGATTCCATATTTTTGCCATGGGTTGTATTATGATTACCGTTATGTTCAATGTTAGCTTTAGCTTGTTATCCTGTTTGTGCTGATGGGGTATGTCACACTACCTTGTATTTGTTAAGCAGTGCATGCTTAAGAAGCTATTTGTTAAGCAATGTATGAATAATTTGCTTTATCCAGGTGGCGGCCATTGTAAGCCAAaatgaggctacagggtacataaaccataggattgttgtgTCGTATGCATTCACCAGTAGGTGGCGAAAATGCATTAATGATAGTCattgtaccctgtagcctcccTTTGGTTTACACAATGGCCGCCGCATGAGGTAGGCGAATTGGCTAAGGTTGGAAGAAAAAAATCTTTACCTTTGCAGTCTCTAACATCTCCTGTGTTTCCTCTTGAGAGTGACTGATGAAGACATCACCAATTTGGTATGGAATTAACAATGAGTCATCTTCACACATCATGAGGTCATCACTGGCATCCTCCAGATTCTGAAGTGATTTCTAGAAGAAAGTAACTAGTAGGTTATGCTAGACCACTTCATACAGAATGATAAATGACAGACATCTTTAAAACCCAGTGAAAGAAATAGTGACTGTATTCTTGCCTTTTTAGCCTCTATTTCATCTTTAAGTTCAGTCATTCGATTGGTGTTTCTGGCAAACTTATTTATCTTCTGCTGATCTTCAAAAGTTACATTGACGTCCTCTACAgcctggaaacaaacaaataagagTAATAAACAAATATGAGCCTTCAACAAAAGTGTCTATACTTTGCCTTTGTCTATAATGAGTTAATAGTGAAGCAGTTAATTCACAATACTTCATTCACAATACTATTTATGCCCAGGTTCTCAGTTTTTTGTTCCACAAACATAATTTTCTGTAGGCCATTATCCACCATCTCCCATTAATAAAGCTTTTTCTGGAATCAGTCTATGGCTAGCAAAAATTGCATAATTAAGTATTACATTTAAAGCTTATCGGGTTTATAATCAACATTGTTTAGTGCAAAGTAATAATTCTCTGTTAAACAACACAATGCAGTTCTTTTACCCACTGACATATACTAAGGAGATTGGAGTCTCTGACATTCAGAACGCCTGGTATTGCACTATGTAACTTTATTGTCACGGGTCAGATTAAGACTAATTGGCTATCCAGTGCATCAAAaatgtaccctggaaatccagagttctcgcgagagcacaatggaattgtctctgcgagacactctggcaaagagcaatgatgcacgttacttttaccccaacaaaTTCGGGTAGTGTTATcagattgcgtcgaagtccgaaatcattcagagtaaacatggtctagtgttatccaattgcgtgcagtgagatttttaaatgcatgcttgttgccgcccctcgagttgggccattgcattgctctttgccagacccttaatctttctaaattatcagggtctggattttccagtgcatcaaaaatgtacaaaaaggGGGGATTTAAAGCAAGTTATCTTAGATTAGCTCAATTATGCTGCATGCTCCTCTGCATGATCCTCTGACTCTCAACACTTTTGTATTAAATTGTAACAATAGTGAAGGCTACAAAAacacctggctccaccggaAATAACAAGCCAGGTCAAGAGCTTTCCATGCATAGAGTGGATTGGTGCCCATTTCcgaatcaccaaaaacccaggatCCAATCACAATAACGTATTCGGCATATGGCGTGATTTAGTTTATGATGACAGAGCAGTGCATTTAACACAACCAATGACCACGCTGGTGGCGACAGGGTTAAACGGATATGggcgtgtattttctttggaattgaataaacaactgcatttaaaaccttaatTTACAAGATACACACAGTTGAGATTGAGAAGAGGTCTGGCGTCAAATAACAACTATTCTGGGCGCAGTAAGAGTCTTTCAGAGAAATGTAAGAGCCTTACATTGTTCTCTGTATTTCATTCATTTCGTAAGTCAGAGTAACATCAaaataaataggcctaatgGTACATGGTTGCATGGTGTTACTTCcttattctttcacacaagctTACGGGTATTTGTAGGCGTTTTTGGGAGGTAACCAGGCAGGTACGCCATGcttttggaggtgcaaacaaacgctgcatcgccattgagatcacataataaggagctggctcaagggttataAATGTGTTCTGTCGTGTCTAGTTGTATAACGAAAGCACAGTTTATAGTCATACATGCATGTTCACGTCTGGCTCCTTGGCTATCAATTTGGTAACGATGGGCTATTTGATATGGAGTGAGGATtgtctcaaaatgatttaaataaaaggatatacatatacatacatttataaatatccaaatacaaaatacaaatataaaaatgtgacatataaataaataaacaaatttatataaataaacgtgtctttgtaaatatatttgagatttgaaaataaatatgcttgactttgtatgtggaATCTGCATTTGTGAATCTCCTTTTTGCCTTCATGTCGATGACGTAATTTTGAGACATTCCTACTGCACACCAAGATCCacaaataaataccactagatttgaatgcgaagacaccctccactgaacaaccagcagatggcagtgttgtacaACATGTCTGTTATCAACTGATAGCAACTGAATCTTTCCAACGCTGTTTTCCCTAGTTCAGTTCAGTCAAGTGGTCTATGACTAGCAGGATTAACGACATGGAAGACACTGGATTAAATGGATGGGTAAGTAATAACAACTAGCCAGAACGATTTATTATCGGTTTCGATGTGTAGTGCcgtttttaatttcattgactGTATAAAtaagcagggaattcaagccaaaccgttgcaactctggcatcaatcattatgttaagcccgcctaacgactctatacacgatttgattggcctgatagaagtttaatttttcgagctcacaagccaacggagagttgctagactagccctggcagcaaatttaattttctgccgctagggtgcgtctagatttctaggctaatttatttgtggatcttgttttttttgtttgtggatCTTGGTGTGCAGTAGGAATGCCTTAAAATTACATCATCGACATAaaaagcaaaaaggagattctattttcaatatatatatataaaatccttttatatatatatatatttaaatcattttgagacaatcctcactccataatttgacgtctttagaacactaaacatatcGGAGGTGTCTAATGAGTTACTCCAGTCTAGATTGTTTGACGTTAATCACTCCTATGATGTAttgctattgtctatccaaagtaaaatgcctgttttgaagttaactgatggttaaaaaaacaaaaatccgATTGTTTGCACCTCAAATGGGCGTGACATAAGTCTGTGACGCGGTTTGTGTGAACAATGAAACGCAAATAATATCAAACCCATGGCATTAATAGTTAAACAATCAATggaaaatggagagagggagattatGCAGCGTTGAATAATTCCGACACCACAACATGCATGCTGCACATGCCGCTGCAATccagttagctaacgttatttAAGGTTGGACACGACATGGCCCTTGTAGGGTAATGTTCGCATTTTCTCTGTTCGCATTTCGCTTCACTTCGCTTTCTTTAGTGGTGGTAGGCAGCTGTTCGTTTCAATTGGTCAACCAACCCTGAACTCGAGGATGAATGGTAAGCACATCAGCCGTGTGACAACTAATATTCTAGCAAGATACCACGAATTACATCTCTAATAAATAAACACTATGAAACACATCGaacacaaaaaacataaaaacactgACTGAAAACTCATTTGTCACTGATAGCAGTCTTAGCACTCACAGCTAACTAGCAACTCATGCCGAACTGCCAGCATGCCGTCCAGGCCGACGGGCGGTGTGGGTGTGTAATGTTAATGTTTTGTACGAATCAAAAAATAAAGGCGATAATTcataatacacacaaacaaaacattgtcCCCGCTGAAGCCTTTCGGTTACAGCTTACAGACATTCCAAAACGATTGCTTATGATATGAGGAAACTTACGACTCCTTTTTTCATGGTGGCTGCCATCTTGAATCGCTTGTGGGCACTGTACTGACCTCTATTGGACATATTTATAATAACATGCTGCATAAACATCAGATAGGGCTTGCCCTGCCCAGGCCTGGATAGGCCTTCCTTTGCAACACTTTTGAAATGTATGTccatttttaaatattataCTGACATTTCTCTGTTAATGACCCTTATAATGTCAAATGAATAGTCAGGTTCAAGTCATTCACAGTAGCCTACTTAGAATGGATGATGTTGCCTGACATGGCCTGCATGAAGCCTGAAAGTtatcggttcaattcccggcttccaccgctgtgcccttgagcaaggcacttaaccccaagttgctccagggacaatgtgattgatcccttgtaatatagctgacatatgtaagtcactttggtcaagaagtgtctgctaaatgtaatgtaatgtaatgtaatgtaatgtaatgttagaTGTTGCAACTGCATCAAACAAtgataatggagtggaatgggaaAGTGACCCCAAATCTTTGTCCGATAGTGTATATCTATATCTTTCATGTTAGAATATGCAAATTATTGTCAGACACGTAAAATGAAACACACTATGTGCAGGTTTAGATATGTCTCACCAGACAGAAATGGGATTGATTTTTGTAATGGAAACTAGTTAGGTCTTGTCCTGCTCTTGTGAAAGCGTCACTGTCAACATTTGTAATAGGACACTTCACTATGTAGTCAGCCAAGGAGAGTCTTGATCAATATTTATTCCGAACAGTAAGTTGCACCCTTCAGCAAACATTGTCAAATGTGACCTGGAGGTAAGGTGGGAGAAGAAAGTAGAAAGACTAACCCATGACTTAGCACTGACACTCGATTTATAAAGACCAGGGCTGAAAACCAAAGTAGGGGAAAAAATGCCACAATGCGTTATAGAATTTCAAATGGTTATTATGCTGACAAGACTGGAAGTCAAGGGTGAGGGGTTGCATGAGGTCGAACAGTGGCTTGCATGTCCCAAGAATTCCTTGCATGACGCAAGTGATGAAGTTCACAGAGGTGAACACCAGGGATTGTGATATTCGCCCCCAGTGTATACATTAACAAATTATGGTTACCATGAAGAACTGGAGCATTTTACTatgcttttagttttgctttTAGATCCAGAATGTGTTCTGTATACCCATTCAGAAATTCAAAAAGGCATGTTGCTTGGAATTGCATCATCTATATAAATGTAGTGAGGCTGTAGCCCTCTATTTTGTAGAAGCACCTATGTAAACTAAATTATGCCATTTATTTTTCTACATCACTACCCCGTTGTTAGTGGAGCAAGTGGAGTGTTGCATTGAATTCTCTGGAGCTTGCAGCTGTGGGAGAACCAAAGAGTCAAATtccatgcatgtactgtagacaAGTTGTTCACTGCTGAGATAAGTGTGGGAAGACTCTATTGTTTGCTGTGCATCTCATTGCAATGATGGCATTGGCAGCCATGGAACTTTTAAGTTTTGTGACCTGTTGAAGTGCTGTGAAGTTCAGAATGGGAAAAGCTGCCAAAGTGAAACAGGTCTAATTGGTGTTGATAGAACTGAACAGTTTCAGCTTATTATTGTACTTGATTGTGCATTTTTTCCCATTGATATGAAATTATATTTGTCTTAGTGGTAAGTCACTGTGTCAGTTGGTTTCCATCAAATGGCAACATGACTGGAAGCCATCTGAGATGTCCTGATAATATTCAATCTCTTGCATCCAATTCATATCTTTCACAAAATATAATTTTGCATTTTATTGTTTTTCTAATACATCATTAAGCAACTTTTTAAGCAAATTTTGAAATGTTGGTTTGCTAAAATCTGTACAGGCTACACATTATTTCGCATAGCTTTTGCGATGTATCAATAATTTCAGATTTTTCTAAACATACACTCAGATTTAGGACTGCCTCAGATCACATAGTCATACAACAGAATACCCTTTACCCTTAAAATATAAAGATTTACATTTGATAGATTTAGACTGCACCAGTGAGAACAACTTTGCTTCTTCCACCTTGAACACGCTGATAACGTTGATTTATGCTTCACTAATCATTTGTAGACTGACAGTGCTGCATTTTCTGTCAGTGTTGACTTTTTATCAGTATGCAAATGAAAACTATTTACTTCCTAAAAGCCACATCAAGAAAAAAGTAGCCAAATATCCCTCATTCACACAACCTCCATTCACATCCTGCAGAGGATCAACCATACCTCCTCAGGACAGAGAAAATGAGACAGATAGAGACATAGGAGAGAGTGAATCACTAGGTGATCAGTGTGATGACACAAATGGGGGCAACTTATTGAGAACAAAAGAATGTTAACAAATACTATAACAGTGGCTAGCCTCTAAAGATTAAAGGCCTTTTAAGATAGACTGTTGGTTCAACCTCAGTGATAGCACCTGATTAAAATGCTACCACACCCCTCTAATCAGGTAGTGCAGGAGCTGTGCATATATGACCGCACTCCTGCGACACTGGCCATACATCCTTGTGCTCCGCTCAGCCACACAAACTTGGAATACTAACAAACGGATCTAGCTGCTTTAAAAATACCATACGGACGCAAGGGCCGGATCTTAGTCTGACAGATAACTGAGGAAGAAAGTTGAGGTAAAATCTTTAATGAAAAAACTTCACATCTTAAATTTATTGCTGCTTTTGACAATTGTTATGACATTTTACCAGCAGTACTGGCATAACGGTGCAAATGTTAATAACAGAT comes from Alosa sapidissima isolate fAloSap1 chromosome 7, fAloSap1.pri, whole genome shotgun sequence and encodes:
- the pfdn4 gene encoding prefoldin subunit 4 translates to MAATMKKGVAVEDVNVTFEDQQKINKFARNTNRMTELKDEIEAKKKSLQNLEDASDDLMMCEDDSLLIPYQIGDVFISHSQEETQEMLETAKEGLKEEVKVLEGRVSSIQEVLGGLKVQLYAKFGNNINLEADES